The following proteins come from a genomic window of Winogradskyella sp. PC-19:
- the hisC gene encoding histidinol-phosphate transaminase: MNIENLLRDNIKTIKAYSSARDEYKDASTNMVFIDANENPFQSNVNRYPDPQQSKVKQRLAEIKGVKTSQILLGNGSDEVLDLLFRAFCEPNRDNVITLPPTYGMYSVLADLNAIQIQKVLLDANFEPKVNEILDAQNQFSKILFLCSPNNPTANSFSAHKIEELLKGFNGIVVIDEAYIDFSNSDSWVSRLNEFPNLIVTQTLSKAYGLAGIRLGLCFASEFIISILNKIKPPYNVNQLTQDRAIERLSDLEEVKNEVVSILRQRDVLANELSKVSFVETIHPSDSNFLLVKVDDANHRYVQLIEKGIVVRNRTTQPLCENCLRFTIGTEAENKVLIKTLNQL; this comes from the coding sequence ATGAATATAGAGAATCTTTTAAGAGATAATATTAAAACAATAAAAGCCTATTCTTCTGCACGAGACGAGTATAAAGATGCTTCTACCAATATGGTTTTTATTGATGCTAATGAAAATCCATTTCAGTCTAACGTTAACAGATACCCTGACCCTCAACAGTCCAAAGTAAAACAACGACTAGCTGAGATTAAAGGCGTTAAAACCTCTCAAATTTTGTTGGGTAATGGAAGTGATGAAGTATTAGATTTATTATTTAGAGCTTTTTGTGAGCCTAATAGAGATAATGTCATCACATTGCCACCAACATATGGAATGTATTCGGTATTGGCCGATTTGAATGCTATCCAAATACAAAAAGTATTATTAGATGCTAATTTTGAGCCAAAGGTTAATGAGATACTTGACGCTCAGAATCAATTTTCAAAAATACTATTCTTATGTTCACCAAATAACCCAACAGCAAATAGTTTTAGTGCTCATAAAATTGAAGAATTATTAAAAGGATTTAATGGTATTGTTGTAATTGATGAGGCCTATATAGATTTTTCTAATAGTGATAGTTGGGTGAGTCGATTAAATGAATTTCCGAATTTAATAGTTACACAAACACTATCAAAGGCTTATGGACTAGCCGGTATTAGATTAGGACTATGTTTTGCTTCAGAATTTATTATCTCTATTTTAAACAAGATTAAACCACCATATAATGTGAATCAATTAACTCAAGATAGAGCAATTGAACGGTTAAGTGATTTAGAAGAAGTAAAAAATGAAGTCGTCTCAATTTTAAGACAACGTGATGTTTTAGCTAATGAATTATCGAAAGTATCATTTGTAGAAACAATACATCCATCAGACTCAAATTTTCTTTTAGTAAAGGTAGATGATGCTAATCATCGTTACGTACAATTAATAGAAAAAGGAATTGTGGTGAGAAATAGAACGACACAACCATTGTGTGAAAATTGCTTAAGATTTACTATTGGAACTGAAGCAGAAAACAAAGTATTAATTAAGACATTAAACCAACTATAA
- the hisB gene encoding bifunctional histidinol-phosphatase/imidazoleglycerol-phosphate dehydratase HisB, whose amino-acid sequence MKPVLFIDRDGTLIREPADEQIDAFEKLEFYPKVFQYLSMIAKELNFEIVMITNQDGLGTEVYPEDTFWPVHNFVLKTFESEGILFKEQFIDRTFAKDNAPTRKPNTGLLTKYFTEDYDLANSFVIGDRLTDVELAKNLGAKGIFINDNTNLGTDEVTVSNTELQDCIALETNDWEAIYRFLKTTERVGGIERNTNETKIKIDLNLDGTGKSKIDTGIAFFDHMLDQIARHGQMDLNIKVDGDLEVDEHHTIEDTAIALGEVFAKTLGNKLGIERYGFSLPMDDCLAQVSIDFGGRNWLVWEAEFNREMIGKMPTEMFYHFFKSFTDGAKCNLNVKVEGTNEHHKIEAIFKAFAKAIKMAVKQDVEKMILPSTKGML is encoded by the coding sequence ATGAAACCTGTATTATTCATAGATAGAGACGGTACGTTAATCCGAGAACCAGCAGACGAGCAAATCGATGCGTTTGAAAAGTTAGAATTCTATCCAAAAGTATTTCAATACTTAAGTATGATTGCTAAAGAATTGAATTTTGAAATCGTTATGATTACTAACCAAGATGGTCTAGGTACTGAAGTTTATCCAGAAGACACATTTTGGCCTGTCCATAATTTTGTTTTAAAGACATTTGAAAGTGAAGGTATTTTATTTAAAGAACAGTTCATAGACAGAACATTCGCAAAAGATAATGCACCAACACGCAAACCTAATACAGGATTGTTAACCAAGTATTTTACTGAGGATTATGATTTAGCAAATTCATTTGTAATCGGTGATAGATTAACAGATGTTGAATTAGCTAAAAATTTAGGCGCAAAAGGCATATTTATAAATGATAACACAAATCTTGGCACTGATGAAGTTACCGTAAGTAATACTGAATTACAAGATTGTATCGCTCTAGAGACAAATGATTGGGAAGCGATATATAGATTTTTGAAAACAACTGAACGTGTTGGCGGTATAGAGCGCAATACAAATGAAACTAAGATTAAAATAGACCTTAATCTTGACGGAACAGGAAAGAGTAAAATAGATACGGGTATTGCCTTTTTTGACCATATGTTAGACCAGATTGCTCGTCATGGTCAAATGGACTTAAATATTAAAGTAGATGGAGATTTAGAAGTAGATGAGCATCATACTATAGAAGACACAGCCATTGCATTAGGTGAAGTTTTTGCTAAGACACTTGGCAATAAACTAGGTATTGAACGCTATGGATTCTCTTTGCCTATGGATGATTGTTTAGCTCAGGTTTCAATAGATTTTGGTGGTCGTAACTGGTTAGTTTGGGAAGCCGAATTTAATCGCGAAATGATTGGTAAAATGCCTACAGAAATGTTTTATCATTTCTTTAAATCCTTTACTGATGGTGCCAAATGTAATTTGAATGTAAAAGTAGAAGGCACAAATGAACATCACAAAATTGAGGCAATCTTTAAAGCATTTGCAAAAGCAATTAAAATGGCTGTAAAGCAAGATGTTGAAAAAATGATTTTGCCATCAACAAAAGGAATGCTGTAA
- the hisH gene encoding imidazole glycerol phosphate synthase subunit HisH, producing the protein MDLKIVNYGAGNIKSIQFAFQRLGYDAVLSNNPDEIINADKVIFPGVGEASSAMKMLKESGLDTLIPELKQPVLGICLGMQLMCNHTEEGDTKGLGIFNTNVKRFSNNVKVPQMGWNTVKNLKSDLFKNISEGDYMYLVHSYYAEDCDESIATSDYEIEYASALENDNFFGVQFHPEKSSKIGAQLLQNFLDL; encoded by the coding sequence ATGGATTTAAAAATAGTCAATTACGGTGCTGGTAATATTAAGAGTATTCAATTCGCGTTTCAGCGTTTGGGATATGATGCTGTATTATCTAATAACCCTGATGAAATAATTAATGCTGATAAGGTTATTTTTCCTGGAGTAGGTGAAGCGAGTTCTGCAATGAAAATGCTTAAAGAAAGTGGATTAGATACTTTAATCCCAGAATTAAAACAACCCGTTTTAGGTATTTGTTTAGGTATGCAATTGATGTGTAACCATACTGAAGAAGGCGATACTAAAGGACTAGGAATTTTCAACACCAATGTAAAACGTTTTTCAAACAATGTAAAAGTGCCGCAAATGGGCTGGAATACGGTTAAAAATCTAAAGTCCGACTTATTTAAAAATATCTCTGAAGGTGACTATATGTATTTGGTTCACAGTTACTATGCAGAAGATTGTGATGAGTCGATAGCAACTTCAGATTATGAAATAGAATATGCATCAGCATTAGAGAATGATAACTTTTTTGGAGTACAGTTTCATCCAGAAAAGAGTAGTAAGATAGGAGCACAATTACTACAAAACTTTTTAGACTTATAA
- the hisA gene encoding 1-(5-phosphoribosyl)-5-[(5-phosphoribosylamino)methylideneamino]imidazole-4-carboxamide isomerase produces the protein MRIIPAIDIINGQCVRLTKGDYDTKKVYNENPLEVAKMFEDSGIQYLHVVDLDGAKASHIINYKVLEHIATKTNLKIDFGGGLKSDEDLKIAFESGAHQITGGSIAVKKPEVFENWISKFGSDKIILGADCNNEKIAISGWQEESDLDVIPFIRDYQAKDVSYVICTDISKDGMLEGPSFELYKRILNEVEGVKLIASGGISKYDELPKLLEMGCEGVIVGKAIYENKISLKEIEQFIINN, from the coding sequence ATGAGAATAATACCAGCAATAGATATTATTAACGGACAATGTGTACGATTAACGAAAGGCGATTATGACACCAAAAAAGTGTATAATGAGAATCCTTTGGAAGTGGCAAAGATGTTCGAGGATTCAGGTATTCAATATTTACACGTTGTTGATTTAGATGGTGCAAAAGCTAGTCATATCATCAACTATAAAGTTTTAGAACATATAGCTACTAAAACCAACCTTAAAATAGATTTTGGAGGTGGTTTAAAGTCAGATGAAGATTTAAAAATAGCTTTCGAGTCTGGTGCTCACCAAATAACAGGAGGAAGTATAGCCGTCAAAAAACCAGAAGTATTTGAAAATTGGATTTCTAAATTTGGTTCTGATAAAATAATTCTTGGAGCGGATTGTAATAACGAAAAGATTGCAATTTCTGGCTGGCAAGAAGAAAGTGATTTAGATGTCATTCCTTTTATAAGAGACTACCAAGCCAAAGATGTTTCTTATGTGATATGCACAGATATTTCAAAAGACGGCATGCTTGAAGGTCCTTCATTTGAATTATATAAGCGTATTCTTAATGAAGTAGAAGGGGTTAAATTAATTGCTTCAGGTGGAATTTCTAAATACGATGAACTTCCCAAACTGCTAGAAATGGGCTGTGAAGGTGTCATTGTTGGCAAAGCGATATATGAAAATAAAATTTCATTAAAAGAGATCGAACAATTTATTATCAATAATTAA
- the hisF gene encoding imidazole glycerol phosphate synthase subunit HisF, translating into MLTKRIVPCLDIKNGRTVKGVNFVDLRDAGDPVVLAKQYAELGADELVFLDIAATLENRRTMHDMVLKVAEQVNIPFTVGGGISSVADVDDLLHCGADKVSINSSAVKRPELINELSKKFGSQCVVVAIDAKKIGEEWFVHLAGGTIPTDIKLFEWAKEVESRGAGEILFTSMNHDGTKAGFANEALAKLSDLVNIPIIASGGAGKIQHFADTFKKGKADAALAASVFHFGEIPIIELKKELRKQGVSVRI; encoded by the coding sequence ATGCTGACAAAACGAATTGTTCCTTGTTTGGATATTAAAAATGGTCGTACCGTAAAAGGTGTCAATTTTGTGGATTTACGTGATGCAGGTGATCCAGTAGTACTCGCTAAGCAATATGCAGAATTAGGTGCTGACGAACTTGTCTTTTTAGATATAGCCGCTACTCTAGAAAACAGAAGAACTATGCACGATATGGTGCTAAAAGTAGCGGAACAAGTTAATATACCTTTTACTGTTGGAGGTGGTATCTCTTCAGTTGCTGATGTTGATGACCTATTGCATTGTGGTGCTGATAAAGTATCTATAAATTCATCTGCGGTAAAACGACCAGAGTTAATTAATGAACTATCAAAAAAGTTTGGTAGTCAATGCGTAGTAGTTGCTATTGATGCAAAAAAGATAGGTGAGGAGTGGTTTGTACATTTAGCAGGAGGAACTATCCCAACAGATATTAAGTTATTTGAATGGGCAAAAGAAGTTGAGAGCCGTGGTGCTGGAGAGATATTGTTTACATCTATGAATCATGACGGAACCAAAGCAGGATTTGCAAATGAAGCCTTAGCAAAACTATCAGATTTAGTAAATATTCCAATTATTGCTTCTGGTGGCGCTGGAAAGATTCAACATTTTGCAGACACCTTTAAAAAAGGAAAAGCTGATGCTGCATTGGCTGCTAGCGTGTTTCACTTTGGTGAAATACCTATAATAGAATTAAAAAAGGAATTACGAAAACAAGGAGTTTCAGTAAGAATATAA
- the hisIE gene encoding bifunctional phosphoribosyl-AMP cyclohydrolase/phosphoribosyl-ATP diphosphatase HisIE, whose product MTNRIIIMNIDFNKSPDGLVPAIIQDAITNKVLMLGYMNNQALQQTIDSKLVTFFSRTKQRLWTKGEESGNVLNLVDIKLDCDNDTLLVFVNPKGPICHKGSDTCWNETNNQSFGFISKLEDTISSRIENADSQKSYVASLFAKGINKVAQKVGEEAVEVVIEAKDNNDDLFLEESADLLFHYLMLLQAKGFKLNDVVDVLKGREK is encoded by the coding sequence ATGACAAATAGAATAATAATTATGAATATAGATTTCAATAAAAGTCCTGATGGACTTGTGCCAGCAATTATTCAAGATGCAATAACAAATAAAGTCTTAATGCTAGGTTACATGAATAATCAAGCTTTGCAACAAACCATAGATTCTAAATTAGTTACGTTTTTTAGTAGAACAAAGCAGCGTCTATGGACCAAAGGTGAAGAAAGCGGAAATGTTTTAAATTTAGTAGATATAAAACTTGATTGCGATAATGATACATTACTAGTTTTTGTAAATCCAAAAGGGCCAATATGCCATAAAGGCTCAGATACGTGCTGGAATGAAACCAATAATCAATCCTTTGGATTTATTTCAAAACTAGAAGATACTATTTCGTCTAGAATAGAAAACGCAGATAGTCAAAAATCTTATGTAGCTTCATTATTTGCTAAAGGCATAAATAAAGTTGCTCAAAAAGTAGGAGAAGAAGCTGTAGAGGTTGTTATTGAAGCAAAAGATAATAATGATGACTTATTTTTAGAAGAGTCAGCAGACTTACTTTTTCATTATTTAATGTTACTACAGGCAAAAGGTTTTAAGCTCAATGATGTTGTAGATGTATTAAAAGGTCGTGAAAAATAG
- a CDS encoding toxin-antitoxin system YwqK family antitoxin, producing the protein MKTLLSFSLVMLFMSSGLSQEQKLVSMSNTYQKAYKLGSKYYKTGSDKPFTGVLYGKYDNGNYMTMQEYVDGVGNGKWIDFDPYGRKVCEGTYKDNKVEGPVTFFYEDGSVKSKGQYLHWKRPIGK; encoded by the coding sequence ATGAAAACTCTATTATCATTTTCTTTAGTCATGTTATTTATGTCTAGTGGATTAAGTCAAGAACAGAAATTAGTATCTATGTCAAATACATATCAAAAAGCGTATAAATTGGGCTCTAAATATTACAAAACAGGTTCAGATAAACCCTTTACTGGTGTGCTATATGGCAAATATGATAATGGAAATTATATGACTATGCAAGAATATGTTGATGGAGTTGGAAATGGGAAATGGATTGACTTTGACCCTTATGGTCGTAAAGTTTGTGAAGGCACATACAAAGACAATAAAGTTGAAGGACCAGTAACTTTCTTCTATGAAGACGGTAGTGTCAAATCTAAAGGGCAATACCTGCATTGGAAAAGACCAATAGGCAAATGA
- a CDS encoding S41 family peptidase has product MKKLVPFIIAFVFGFQFINAQLQTCDCKTDLDFIVEKMKKMPSYKKQIKGEKLDKFNTTYNNNSSKMENPLPIEDCYKLLLEQMNLVNDVHASLQVNNAYSKITINELQTNIEALKETLNNKPLEAAEGIYKFNNELIGLQYIKGTNDLVGIVLETDLENWTVGETRFTMTHTNANKYNMYYYNSKTRKPGFVKSMSLENGRIWSYKKVGNTNNFELPTDDAEVASFRQINDNVQYLYFATFGNNKKNELNSFFNTTKDKLTADNIIVDLRSNRGGNSKFSDPFLKFLKNKNVYVITNAFAGSNGEQFTLKLLKNKNAKHLGQKSRGIIAYGMNYGYRYNTPSEYFKMMPTDMNFHKYIEYEGKGVSPEIPLDFSRDWIEQTLEIIEKDSN; this is encoded by the coding sequence ATGAAAAAATTAGTACCATTTATTATCGCGTTTGTATTCGGGTTTCAATTTATAAATGCACAACTTCAAACTTGTGACTGTAAAACAGACTTAGATTTTATAGTTGAGAAAATGAAAAAAATGCCGTCTTACAAAAAACAAATTAAGGGCGAAAAATTAGATAAATTTAATACCACTTATAATAATAATTCTTCAAAAATGGAAAATCCACTTCCAATAGAAGATTGCTACAAATTATTATTGGAGCAAATGAATTTGGTTAATGATGTTCATGCTTCGCTTCAAGTTAACAATGCGTATTCTAAAATTACAATTAACGAATTACAAACAAATATTGAAGCATTAAAAGAAACATTAAATAACAAACCTCTAGAAGCCGCAGAGGGTATTTACAAGTTTAATAATGAACTAATTGGGTTGCAATATATAAAAGGTACTAACGATCTGGTAGGCATTGTTTTAGAAACCGACTTAGAAAATTGGACAGTTGGTGAAACTAGATTTACTATGACTCATACCAATGCCAACAAATACAATATGTACTATTACAATTCAAAAACCAGAAAACCTGGATTTGTAAAAAGCATGTCTTTAGAAAATGGGCGTATTTGGTCATATAAAAAAGTAGGAAACACAAATAATTTTGAGTTGCCTACTGATGATGCAGAAGTAGCTTCTTTTCGACAAATTAATGATAATGTACAATACCTCTACTTTGCTACATTCGGCAATAATAAAAAGAATGAATTAAATTCATTTTTCAACACCACTAAGGATAAATTAACTGCAGATAATATTATTGTTGATTTAAGAAGTAACAGAGGTGGTAACAGTAAGTTTTCAGATCCTTTTTTGAAATTTTTAAAAAATAAGAATGTTTATGTTATTACTAATGCTTTTGCAGGAAGTAATGGCGAACAATTTACTTTAAAGCTTCTTAAAAATAAAAACGCTAAACATTTGGGACAAAAATCACGTGGAATAATTGCTTATGGTATGAATTACGGTTACAGATACAATACGCCTTCAGAATATTTTAAAATGATGCCAACAGATATGAATTTTCATAAGTATATCGAATATGAAGGAAAAGGTGTAAGTCCAGAAATACCATTAGATTTTAGTAGAGATTGGATTGAGCAAACATTAGAAATTATAGAAAAAGATAGTAACTAA
- a CDS encoding LytTR family DNA-binding domain-containing protein, producing MKRNYPFDPKLKHHLIISVILAIWIFVFLFFTEPLDVNEFGQQEKLLYLPGYGILAAFLYGFHLPIQYLIYNSNKKEWRVSSEIIFSFCFISISIFALRYFYLIVIMDWHPNAYSFNYHLRTIIIPAILTVFPIIIIARFAFGKYHEKRLENSKVEIKGEGNYEGLRLNFNDIISIKSSDNYIEVFYLSSNVLKKTLIRNKLSVIDAEFEELLRTHRSYLINPFHFQQWKTENSKLSMRMNYDVEVPISKTYQKAIKKAFQLTTN from the coding sequence TTGAAGCGCAATTATCCATTTGACCCAAAGCTAAAGCATCATTTAATTATCAGCGTGATTCTAGCTATTTGGATATTTGTATTTCTTTTTTTTACAGAACCGCTAGATGTAAATGAGTTCGGTCAACAAGAAAAATTACTTTACTTACCTGGATACGGTATTTTAGCTGCATTCTTATATGGTTTTCATCTACCAATCCAGTATTTGATATACAATAGTAACAAAAAAGAATGGCGCGTTAGTAGCGAAATTATTTTTTCGTTTTGCTTTATAAGTATTTCAATTTTTGCTTTAAGGTATTTTTATCTTATTGTAATTATGGACTGGCATCCAAATGCGTATTCATTCAACTATCACCTAAGAACCATTATAATTCCAGCAATTTTAACGGTTTTTCCAATAATAATTATAGCACGTTTTGCCTTTGGAAAATACCACGAAAAAAGATTAGAAAATAGTAAAGTAGAAATTAAAGGTGAAGGTAATTATGAAGGTTTACGACTTAATTTTAACGATATTATTTCAATAAAATCATCAGATAATTATATCGAAGTTTTTTACCTTTCTAGTAATGTACTTAAAAAAACGTTGATTCGTAATAAGTTATCGGTTATTGATGCAGAATTTGAAGAATTACTTCGGACGCATCGCTCGTATCTTATAAATCCATTCCATTTTCAGCAATGGAAAACTGAAAACAGTAAACTTTCTATGCGCATGAATTATGATGTTGAAGTGCCAATTTCTAAAACCTATCAGAAAGCTATTAAAAAGGCATTTCAACTTACCACAAACTAA
- the truA gene encoding tRNA pseudouridine(38-40) synthase TruA — protein sequence MVFEKRYYYLIKIQYLGYRFHGWQKQPDVKTIHLMIDRTLKFILKDTRFKTLGAGRTDAMVSANEAALELFIYNSPIEDFEEFLALFNHNLPQDIRALSIKEVNKDFNIIQDSKIKEYHYVFSEGQKNHPFCAPILTTILETLDVELMKKGAMLFQGTHNFKTYCYKASATGEFIRTIENCQLVDNTIYTANFFPDKSYVLKVRGKGFMRNQIRLMFGALIKLGRGDITLEYIEMTLKENSTEVMDYIAPASGLILHSINFE from the coding sequence ATGGTATTTGAAAAGCGTTATTATTACCTCATAAAGATTCAATATTTAGGATATAGATTTCACGGATGGCAAAAACAACCAGATGTAAAGACTATCCATTTAATGATTGATCGCACACTAAAATTTATCCTCAAGGATACTAGGTTTAAAACACTTGGAGCTGGACGCACAGATGCTATGGTATCTGCAAACGAAGCGGCGTTAGAACTTTTTATTTATAATTCACCTATCGAGGATTTTGAAGAATTTTTGGCACTTTTTAATCATAATTTACCGCAAGACATCAGAGCGCTTTCTATTAAAGAAGTTAATAAGGATTTTAATATTATTCAAGATTCAAAAATTAAAGAATACCATTACGTATTCTCAGAAGGACAAAAAAATCATCCATTTTGCGCACCCATTTTAACAACAATTCTAGAGACTTTAGATGTAGAACTTATGAAAAAAGGCGCAATGCTTTTTCAAGGTACGCACAACTTTAAAACCTATTGCTATAAAGCATCAGCTACAGGAGAGTTTATAAGAACTATCGAAAACTGTCAATTAGTTGATAACACAATATATACCGCTAATTTTTTTCCAGACAAATCTTATGTATTAAAAGTAAGAGGAAAGGGTTTTATGAGAAATCAAATACGACTAATGTTTGGCGCATTAATTAAGCTAGGTAGAGGCGATATTACTTTAGAGTATATTGAAATGACTTTGAAAGAAAATAGTACAGAAGTTATGGACTACATTGCACCAGCGTCTGGATTAATTTTGCATTCAATAAATTTTGAATAA
- a CDS encoding Dps family protein, whose translation MNYLNIKDQNLHATVVELNILLADYHIYYQNLRNFHWNILGENFFELHNKFEELYNDARIKIDEIAERILTLRYHPVSTLKEYLNLATIEETSSEKTDKEMVNYILQNHSTLLQQMSKVIEEADKIKDEGTIDLIGAYIRELEKNSWMLDAFVRSTSTQLNKSEF comes from the coding sequence ATGAATTATTTAAACATCAAAGACCAAAACTTACATGCGACTGTTGTAGAACTAAACATTTTACTAGCAGATTATCACATTTATTATCAAAATTTAAGAAACTTTCATTGGAACATATTAGGAGAGAATTTCTTTGAGTTACATAATAAATTTGAAGAACTTTATAATGATGCAAGAATTAAGATAGACGAAATTGCTGAACGTATATTGACTCTAAGATATCATCCAGTGAGTACTTTAAAAGAATATTTAAATCTAGCAACCATTGAAGAAACTTCATCTGAAAAAACGGATAAGGAAATGGTAAATTATATTTTGCAAAATCACTCAACTTTACTACAACAAATGAGTAAAGTGATAGAAGAAGCTGATAAGATTAAAGATGAAGGAACTATTGACTTAATTGGTGCTTACATTAGAGAATTAGAAAAAAACAGTTGGATGTTAGATGCTTTTGTTCGCTCTACATCAACTCAGTTAAATAAAAGTGAATTCTAG
- a CDS encoding mechanosensitive ion channel family protein, whose protein sequence is MKEQFKTAFAALTDKLKSWFTTIIEYLPNFILAMLVMVASYYIARYVSKLEERLVTNRVQQKSISKTIARISAVAVVISGLFISLGILDLGKTLTSLLAGAGVAGLAIGLALQGTLANTIAGVVLSFRKKVQIGNWVETNGFSGEVMDINLKDFTLKEADNNIVVIPNKTILENPLKNYSLTTKMRVFLECGVGYSSDLEEVERLTKKVIKNTFYQINSTDEVEFYYTEFGASSINYLCRFWIDSENALEKLKAKTRAIVEIKKAYDKAGINIPFPIRTLQFDNKLNVKSTQLENSFSDN, encoded by the coding sequence ATGAAAGAACAATTTAAAACAGCATTTGCTGCACTTACAGATAAACTTAAGTCATGGTTTACAACCATAATCGAATATTTGCCCAATTTTATATTAGCAATGTTAGTCATGGTGGCATCGTACTACATTGCAAGATACGTAAGTAAACTTGAAGAAAGACTTGTCACAAACCGTGTACAGCAAAAAAGTATTAGCAAAACAATAGCAAGAATATCTGCAGTTGCTGTGGTAATATCTGGTCTCTTTATCTCGTTAGGAATATTAGATCTAGGAAAAACATTGACATCATTATTAGCCGGAGCAGGAGTTGCTGGTCTTGCAATTGGACTTGCATTACAAGGTACATTAGCCAATACTATTGCTGGTGTAGTACTTTCGTTTAGAAAAAAAGTACAGATTGGTAATTGGGTTGAAACTAATGGTTTTTCTGGTGAAGTAATGGATATAAATCTAAAAGATTTCACCCTAAAGGAAGCAGACAATAATATTGTTGTTATACCTAACAAAACCATATTAGAAAATCCACTAAAAAATTATTCTTTGACTACAAAAATGAGAGTATTTTTAGAATGTGGTGTAGGCTATAGTTCGGATTTGGAAGAAGTTGAACGACTTACTAAAAAAGTTATAAAAAATACTTTTTACCAAATTAATTCTACCGACGAAGTAGAATTCTATTACACTGAGTTTGGAGCCTCATCTATTAATTATCTATGTCGATTTTGGATAGATTCGGAGAATGCTTTAGAGAAATTAAAAGCAAAGACCAGAGCTATCGTCGAAATCAAAAAAGCATATGATAAAGCAGGAATTAATATTCCTTTCCCAATCAGAACATTACAATTTGATAATAAATTGAATGTAAAATCTACACAATTAGAAAATTCCTTTTCTGATAACTAG
- a CDS encoding DUF1328 domain-containing protein yields the protein MLRWMIIFIIVAIIAGVLGFGGIAGASAGLAKICFYIFIALFVISLIRNLSKK from the coding sequence ATGTTACGTTGGATGATTATCTTTATTATTGTTGCTATAATTGCTGGAGTTTTAGGCTTTGGCGGAATTGCAGGAGCGTCTGCAGGATTAGCAAAAATTTGTTTCTATATTTTTATAGCACTTTTCGTCATATCACTAATAAGAAATTTGTCTAAAAAATAG